The Zingiber officinale cultivar Zhangliang chromosome 10A, Zo_v1.1, whole genome shotgun sequence genome contains a region encoding:
- the LOC122027937 gene encoding elongation factor 1-delta-like isoform X1 → MAVAFANLNAASGLQKLNEYLLARSYITGYQASKDDIAVYGSLNAPPSSEYVNAARWYNHIDALLRLSGISEEGKGVKIESSATVLEDMPATPAVVDKATADEDDDDDVDLFGEETEEEKKAAEERAAAVKASAKKKESGKSSVLLDVKPWDDETDMKKLEEAVRSVQMDGLLWGASKLAPVGYGIKKMQIMMTIVDDLVSVDNLIEDYLCAEPANEYIQSCDIVAFNKICE, encoded by the exons atggcTGTTGCTTTTGCCAATCTCAATGCGGCATCTGGGCTCCAGAAACTTAATGAATATCTTCTTGCCCGCAGTTATATAACTGG TTACCAAGCATCAAAGGATGATATTGCTGTTTATGGCTCACTTAATGCACCTCCATCCTCTGAATATGTCAATGCAGCCAGGTGGTATAATCATATTGATGCTCTACTTCGGTTGAG TGGCATCTCTGAAGAAGGGAAAGGTGTCAAAATTGAATCATCTGCTACTGTACTTGAAGACATGCCAGCCACCCCTGCTGTTGTTGACAAG GCCACAGCAGATGAagacgatgatgatgatgtggattTGTTTGGGGAAGAAACTGAAGAGGAAAAGAAGGCAGCTGAAGAACGCGCTGCTGCCGTTAAAGCATCTGCCAAGAAGAAAGAGT CTGGAAAGTCATCAGTACTTCTTGATGTGAAACCATGGGATGATGAAACAGACATGAAGAAGCTAGAAGAAGCTGTGAGGAGCGTCCAAATGGACGGGTTGCTCTGGGGAGCCT CAAAACTGGCACCTGTTGGGTATGGCATCAAAAAAATGCAGATCATGATGACTATTGTGGATGATTTGGTTTCTGTTGATAACCTTATTGAGGACTATCTCTGTGCTGAACCAGCAAATGAGTATATCCAGAGTTGTGACATTGTCGCATTTAACAAAATATGTGAGTAG
- the LOC122027937 gene encoding elongation factor 1-delta-like isoform X2 has product MAVAFANLNAASGLQKLNEYLLARSYITGYQASKDDIAVYGSLNAPPSSEYVNAARWYNHIDALLRLSGISEEGKGVKIESSATVLEDMPATPAVVDKATADEDDDDDVDLFGEETEEEKKAAEERAAAVKASAKKKESGKSSVLLDVKPWDDETDMKKLEEAVRSVQMDGLLWGASKLAPVGYGIKKMQIMMTIVDDLVSVDNLIEDYLCAEPANEYIQSCDIVAFNKI; this is encoded by the exons atggcTGTTGCTTTTGCCAATCTCAATGCGGCATCTGGGCTCCAGAAACTTAATGAATATCTTCTTGCCCGCAGTTATATAACTGG TTACCAAGCATCAAAGGATGATATTGCTGTTTATGGCTCACTTAATGCACCTCCATCCTCTGAATATGTCAATGCAGCCAGGTGGTATAATCATATTGATGCTCTACTTCGGTTGAG TGGCATCTCTGAAGAAGGGAAAGGTGTCAAAATTGAATCATCTGCTACTGTACTTGAAGACATGCCAGCCACCCCTGCTGTTGTTGACAAG GCCACAGCAGATGAagacgatgatgatgatgtggattTGTTTGGGGAAGAAACTGAAGAGGAAAAGAAGGCAGCTGAAGAACGCGCTGCTGCCGTTAAAGCATCTGCCAAGAAGAAAGAGT CTGGAAAGTCATCAGTACTTCTTGATGTGAAACCATGGGATGATGAAACAGACATGAAGAAGCTAGAAGAAGCTGTGAGGAGCGTCCAAATGGACGGGTTGCTCTGGGGAGCCT CAAAACTGGCACCTGTTGGGTATGGCATCAAAAAAATGCAGATCATGATGACTATTGTGGATGATTTGGTTTCTGTTGATAACCTTATTGAGGACTATCTCTGTGCTGAACCAGCAAATGAGTATATCCAGAGTTGTGACATTGTCGCATTTAACAAAATAT GA